Genomic window (Tepidisphaeraceae bacterium):
GACGTCACGACTCACGACCGTACCCGGCGGGTAGGGGATCGTGCTCCAGTTCCCGACCTTGTCGACGCGGTGCAGGCCCGCGGGGCGGTCGTCGCCGAGCTCGGCCGTCGTAGCGAAGTAGACGTCTCCCGTCTCCGGCATCTCCAATGCTGAACGGACGTACGTCATCCCGTTGCCACGCGACGCCCGCCGGGTCGTCGGTTGGTCCGCCTTGGCGGTGCTGATGGGCGCTGGTAGTGGGTGTGGTGGAAGCCAGTTTTTCCCGTCGTGCGCGACGATGTCGCGCATCGCGCTATTGCCTACGCCCCAGTGGCGCCCGACCGAGTCAACCAGCAACAGCGAGCCGTTGCCACGGATCGTCTTCGACCGCCCGGCGGCGAACTCGGCGAACGACCCCTTGAACGCCTCGGCGCTTCCCGCCGCCATCTTGAAGTAAGTTGTCCCGTCGGCGCTCGACGCGACCGAGGCGCCGCGCAGTGGCAACTTCACCCACCGTTGACGGGTCGACAACGCGGCCATCAACTCGGAGTCCTCACGGGCGAACACGTGCAACTCGTCCGGCGTGGGCGCGCGGTCCTGCAGGCGGTCGACGGTGGGCATCCCCTGTTCGGGCGCTTGTAGAAACTGGTACACCGCGTGTCCCGCGAACCCAACCGCTACTACGGCGGCGACGCCGGCAGCTATTTTTTTGACGATCGTGCTCAAGCTATTCTCTCCCGACTGGGACATGGACCCGCGGACTCGCGTGGCCGTCCGGGCGATCGAAATGACGACATTCGATCTCAGATCGCTCTTGAAGACCTTTTCGTGCCTTTTCGTCTGCCGATAGAAGTCGAACCCAATACAGCATATCAACTGTTCCCGTCCAACGCGTCCACGTGTCGCTTCGTTTCGTTCGCTTGCATAACGCGACGTAAGTGTTTTTCGAGATAGGCTTTATCCATGTGTCGCTTGGCGCACACGTGTCTCGATATATGCTGGCTCGAAAACGTGCTATAATTCGTTTCGAACTGGCCGTACGTTTTACGGCTGGGTTGACGGGTCCCGGGAACCACCCATGAATCAAAAACATCGCGTCGGTGTCATCGGCTTCGGGCGGATGGGCAGGGGCTTTGTGTCGGCGATGCAGGCGTCGGACGATTGGGAAATCGTCGCGATCTGCGACGTGCATGGGCCGACGCGCGAGCTGGCGGCCAAGACGGTGCCGACCGCCCGCATCGCCAGCGACCCCGAGGAGGTACTCAACGACCCGACGATCAGCGTCGTCGGCATCTATACCTTGGCCGACGTGCGGCCGGCGCTCATCCGCAAGGCGCTGGCCAACAAGCTGCACATCCTGGCGGAAAAGCCGCTCGGTGCCGACGTCGCCGACGAGTGGAAGCTCGTCGAGGAGATCGAGGCCAGCAAGCAGTTGGTGGCGGTGAACCTGTTCAACCGCAACGCGTGGTACCACCGCGAGATTCAGGCGTTCATTGCGGAAGGGGAGATCGGCAAGCTGGCGATCATCCGCGTCTGCCACATGACGCCCGGCCACATGCCAGGTGAAGGGCACGACCCCGAAGGCCCGCCGTTCCACGACTGCGGCATGCACTACGTCGACGTCGCCCGCTGGTACGCCAAGAGCGAGTTCGCCACCTGGCATGCCCAGGGCATGCGCATGTGGAACCATAAGGACCCCTGGTGGGTGCAGTGCCACGGCACGTTCGAGAACGGCGTCGCGTTCGACATCACGCAGGGCTTCGTCTACGGCCACCTGGCCAAGGATAAGACGCACAACTGCTACGTCGACGTCATCGGCACCAAGGGCATCGCCCGCATGACCCACGACTTCAAGAACGCCACGATTCACTGTCACGGCGTCAACCACACGCAGACCAAGACCGCGCTGTTCAACGACAAGAAGCTCGACGTGATGTGCGAACTGTTCGCCCGCAGCGTGCGTGCGGGCAAGAACCTCGGCTTCCCCACGGCGCGCGACAGCGTGATCGCGTCGGAAGTGTCGTGGGCCATGCTGAACGATGCCGTCGCCAACGTGCCACCGGCCGTCGGCACCCAGCGTGAGATGCAGGAGATTCTGAAGCATCGCCGCACCCTGCGCAACGGGTTCGGCCTGCCCGTGCGCCCGCAATCGTGCCCGGCCGAGCCGGTGCCCGTCGGCCAACCGGAGATCGCCTGCGGCGAAGACCTGTGCGGCTTAAGCGAGGCCCAGCAGGCGTCGCCGACGACTGCGTCTAGTATGGATGAGGCGGCGCTGCAGTAGACGCGCAGCAGGCAGGCGACGCATAGATGTCCAAGAAGGTACGCGCGCCTTGCAGCGCGACGCGCTCCGCGTTGCAATGGTCGCAGCATGACCGAGCCTGACGTCTCCGATCTTCTCACTGTCGAGCAGGCGATCGCGATCATCGATGCGGAGCCTGTACATCCGCGACCAATCGCGCTGCCGTTGGCGGAAGCGATGGGCCTGCGGCTCGCCGAGCCGATCGCGGCTGATCGCGACTACCCGCCGTTCGACAAAAGCCTGATGGACGGCTACGCCGTCCGCGCCGCCGATCTGAAGGACGACGTGACCGTGCTGAACCTCGTCGGCGAGATCGCCGCCGGCGCGTGGCCCCAGCGCGGTGTGTTGTCGGGTGAAGCGATGGGCATTATGACCGGCGCCCCGATGCCTCCGGGGGCGGATGGCG
Coding sequences:
- a CDS encoding Gfo/Idh/MocA family oxidoreductase, with translation MNQKHRVGVIGFGRMGRGFVSAMQASDDWEIVAICDVHGPTRELAAKTVPTARIASDPEEVLNDPTISVVGIYTLADVRPALIRKALANKLHILAEKPLGADVADEWKLVEEIEASKQLVAVNLFNRNAWYHREIQAFIAEGEIGKLAIIRVCHMTPGHMPGEGHDPEGPPFHDCGMHYVDVARWYAKSEFATWHAQGMRMWNHKDPWWVQCHGTFENGVAFDITQGFVYGHLAKDKTHNCYVDVIGTKGIARMTHDFKNATIHCHGVNHTQTKTALFNDKKLDVMCELFARSVRAGKNLGFPTARDSVIASEVSWAMLNDAVANVPPAVGTQREMQEILKHRRTLRNGFGLPVRPQSCPAEPVPVGQPEIACGEDLCGLSEAQQASPTTASSMDEAALQ